One Glycine max cultivar Williams 82 chromosome 3, Glycine_max_v4.0, whole genome shotgun sequence DNA window includes the following coding sequences:
- the LOC113001188 gene encoding uncharacterized mitochondrial protein AtMg00810-like: protein MTGSSKELIEEFKGGMKEAFEMTDLGKMSFFLGMQVQQDRGEVFVTQEKYAKEILRKFKMEECKPIATPMNQKEKFSNEDGAEKVDEKLYKSLIGCLMYLIATRPDITYVVSLLSRYMHCASEIHFKAAKRILRYIKGTIGYGVKFQPVKDFSLYGYSDSDWAGSNDDMKSTSGYCFTFGSGVFSWHSKK, encoded by the coding sequence ATGACAGGAAGTTCAAAGGAGCTAATTGAAGAGTTTAAAGGAGGAATGAAAGAAGCCTTTGAAATGACTGATCttggaaaaatgtcatttttcctTGGTATGCAGGTGCAACAAGATAGAGGTGAAGTCTTTGTAActcaagaaaaatatgcaaaggaAATTCTTAGAAAGTTCAAGATGGAGGAATGCAAGCCAATTGCAACGccaatgaatcaaaaggagaaATTCAGCAATGAAGATGGAGCTGAAAAAGTTGATGAAAAACTGTACAAAAGTTTAATAGGATGTCTGATGTATTTGATTGCAACCAGGCCAGACATTACCTATGTAGTAAGCTTGTTGTCACGATATATGCATTGCGCTAGTGAGATTCATTTTAAGGCAGCTAAAAGAATCCTGAGATATATCAAGGGTACTATTGGTTATGGAGTGAAGTTTCAGCCAGTAAAAGATTTCAGTCTTTATGGATATTCAGATAGTGATTGGGCTGGGAGTAATGATGACATGAAAAGCACTTCAGGCTATTGTTTCACATTTGGTTCTGGAGTTTTTTCATGGCATTCAAAGAAGTAA